From one Salvelinus sp. IW2-2015 linkage group LG11, ASM291031v2, whole genome shotgun sequence genomic stretch:
- the LOC111969657 gene encoding LOW QUALITY PROTEIN: uncharacterized protein (The sequence of the model RefSeq protein was modified relative to this genomic sequence to represent the inferred CDS: deleted 2 bases in 2 codons): MESPSSTTRRQAWVQTSRQWLTLEELDPQVPGPYIHPSAHPSTLQRPGYTHPSAPPGPPYTYPSDQHQSASEDDVFSDGCSAGKIKSWLLGCGLKTGAENSSNHLTVESLLKANSFEDDLSLGADATALNVEGVSELRVLLPPPEHLHRGGVTTSTPRQRLALPLLHLGYSIASSGFSNSTSKASSVSEVLKLCAEDAEETLYELGFGCDVPEVTDRIPTRFLNFPSQLHGINFRLFLQSQLNRLRQEDPGLSLASRFRQVEVLTAMANAFYPLYSHVSRMPLQKLSPPELSFSPTADKQTGRRCMGSVRSEPRSPVERLKDTVSKMCLYTSSGGSTQPGSNSACHGLGFSFGPGSGLSPKKRSSLPDLVGLVLENAKAEAVSRDTEXDNQDTGDSNGTSAAVDTSTMVKDRETEAQGHIDTVSDKEMEQGLLSDVQDMDTGHSSLISSVEPHLVKDRATETQGHGDTVRGKGLDQGLSSDGDGADLERDTDGIPNLRASSLSESGQREPSSRTKLDFCLTTPSPTCEVGETQNTIHPTDWAAVVAPPVAKVTHDVICPQVVESVHQALYSSQLQQWNNNTQMANLLSSVVSCENVRSDRSFTTSDTLHEPREEKCLTTNNSAKSLKVVITPIPKAEPEGDSRLGETGTLVESTFVPIKLPSGKTSPCLITVTDVACSFSSADTPEMVLTPSGGTTEVPTAAQYYPGVWENKWCLSPLKPTPIQVQGEASHSLQQANSFELEEVHSAGEEDFGQQETVRSASLSLSTVNQNTGLVVRGDSMQSDSSGYADEDVYSTDRDKS, encoded by the exons ATGGAGAGCCCGTCTTCTACGACCAGGCGTCAGGCCTGGGTCCAGACCAGTCGACAGTGGCTAACCCTGGAAGAACTAGATCCACAGGTACCAGGACCATACATCCACCCCTCTGCCCACCCATCTACCCTACAACGGCCAGGATATACCCATCCTTCGGCCCCACCTGGACCACCGTACACCTATCCCTCTGATCAACACCAGTCTGCATCAGAGGATGACGTCTTCTCAGATG GATGCTCCGCAGGAAAGATTAAGAGCTGGCTTCTGGgctgtgg gcTGAAGACTGGCGCAGAGAACTCTAGCAATCATCTGACTGTTG AGTCTCTGCTGAAAGCGAACAGTTTTGAAGATGACCTGAGTCTGGGTGCCGATG CTACAGCATTAAATGTCGAAGGAGTCTCAGAACTGAG ggtgctgcTTCCGCCACCCGAACATCTTCACAGAGGTGGAGTCACCACCAG TACTCCCCGTCAGAGGCTGGCTCTGCCCTTACTCCACCTCGGTTACAGTATTGCCTCCAGTGGCTTCTCCAACAGCACCAGTAAGGCATCAAG tgtGTCTGAGGTGCTGAAACTGTGTGCAGAGGATGCAGAGGAGACTCTGTACGAGTTGGGGTTCGGATGTGACGTGCCTGAGGTTACAGACCGCATCCCCACCCGTTTCCTCAACTTCCCCTCCCAGCTTCACGGTATCAACTTCCGCCTCTTCCTCCAGTCCCAACTGAACCGCCTCCGACAGGAGGACCCAGGACTCTCTCTGGCCA GTCGGTTTAGGCAGGTAGAGGTG TTAACAGCCATGGCCAATGCCTTCTACCCCCTCTAC TCCCATGTGTCCCGCATGCCCCTTCAGAAGCTCTCCCCTCCCGAGCTCAGCTTCTCCCCCACCGCCGACAAGCAGACTGGACGGCGCTGCATGGGAAGCGTTCGCAGCGAACCGAGGTCTCCAGTGGAGCGACTCAAGGACACGGTTTCTAAGATGTGCCTGTATACTAGCTCTGGTGGTTCCACCCAGCCAGGCTCGAACTCTGCCTGCCACGGTCTGGGATTTTCTTTCGGACCTGGGTCTGGGTTGTCCCCCAAGAAGAGAAGCAGCCTGCCTGACTTGGTGGGACTGGTCCTGGAGAATGCCAAGGCAGAGGCTGTATCCAGAGACACGGAGRAGGATAATCAGGATACAGGGGACAGTAATGGGACGAGTGCTGCTGTGGACACGAGTACTATGGtgaaggatagagagacagaggcacaAGGACACATAGACACAGTCAGTGACAAGGAGATGGAGCAGGGTTTGTTATCAGATGTACAGGATATGGACACAGGGCATAGTAGTTTGATTAGTTCTGTGGAGCCACATCTGGTCAAggacagagcgacagagacacaGGGACATGGAGACACAGTCAGAGGCAAGGGGTTGGACCAGGGATTGTCATCAGATGGGGATGGGGCTGATTTAGAGAGAGACACCGACGGAATTCCAAATCTTCGAGCATCATCACTTTCAGAATCAGGTCAGCGAGAACCCAGTAGTAGAACGAAGCTGGACTTTTGCCTTACCACGCCAAGTCCTACTTGTGAGGTTGGAGAAACTCAAAACACAATTCATCCCACAGACTGGGCAGCGGTGGTGGCACCACCGGTTGCCAAGGTTACCCATGACGTCATATGTCCTCAGGTCGTTGAGAGTGTGCACCAGGCACTCTACAGCAGTCAACTACAACAGTGGAATAATAACACGCAGATGGCGAACCTTTTGTCGTCTGTTGTGTCCTGTGAGAATGTCAGATCTGACCGGTCCTTCACCACATCAGACACACTACACGAACCCAGGGAGGAGAAGTGTTTGACTACCAATAACTCAGCCAAGAGTTTAAAGGTTGTCATAACTCCCATTCCAAAGGCTGAGCCCGAGGGGGACTCCCGTTTGGGAGAAACTGGGACACTGGTGGAGTCAACGTTCGTGCCCATAAAGCTCCCTAGTGGAAAGACGTCCCCTTGTCTAATCACTGTAACTGATGTGGCTTGTAGTTTTAGTTCTGCAGACACACCGGAGATGGTTCTCACTCCCAGTGGTGGTACCACTGAGGTGCCTACAGCAGCCCAGTATTATCCAGGTGTATGGGAGAACAAGTGGTGCCTGAGTCCTCTGAAACCGACACCAATCCAGGTCCAAGGGGAGGCCTCCCACAGTCTTCAACAGGCCAACTCCTTTGAGCTAGAGGAG GTACATAGTGCAGGGGAGGAAGACTTTGGACAGCAAGAAACCGTACGGTCAGCGTCTTTGTCACTGTCTACTGTCAATCAAAACACAG GTCTGGTGGTTCGAGGGGACAGCATGCAGTCGGACAGTAGTGGCTACGCTGATGAAGACGTCTACTCCACTGACAGAGACAAGAGCTGA